A region of the Geomonas subterranea genome:
AGTTGCCCCCCCCCATGATGCCGGCCAGCGCCACGGCTTTCTCGCCGTCGCGGATGGTGAGGTCGTTCGCGGTCAGCTCGCGCTCCTGCCCGTCCAGCGTGCCGAATTTCTCACCCTCCCCTGCAGCGGCGACCACGATCTTGCCGCCGGCGAGGAGCTTGAAGTCGAAGGCGTGCAGCGGGTGCCCGTACTCGAGAAGCACGTAGTTGGTCACGTCGACGATGTTGTTGATGGAGCGGATGCCGGCGGCCATGAGCCGGTTGGCGAGCCAGGCGGGGGATTCCGCCAGGGTGCAGCCGGTGATGTGGCGCGCGGTGTAGCGCGGGCAGAGTTCCGGCGCGAGGATCTCGACGCTGGCGATCCCCCCGATGGGGGCGCCGGTCTCGTTCACCTCGAGCCCCGGGTAGTGGACCTTCGTGCCGAGCTTCGCGGCAATCTCGCGGGCGACACCGACCACGCTCAGGCAGTCGGCGCGGTTGGGCGTGAGGCCGATCTCGAAGATGACGTCCTTGGTGCCGAGCGCGTCGAAAAGGGGCGTGCCGATCTTGAAATCCTCGGGAAGGATCATGATGCCGGAGGACTCGGCGGAGAGTGCCAGTTCCTTCTCCGAGCAGAGCATGCCGCAGGACTCCTCACCGCGGATCTTGGAGCGCTTGATCTTGAAGTCTCCGGGAAGCGTGGCGCCGATCTGGGCCAGGGCGACCTTGTCGCCCGCCTTGAAGTTCTGCGCGCCGCAGACCACGTCGAGGATCTCCTTGCCGTTGTCGACCTTGCACAGGGAGAGCTTGTCGGCGTTGGGGTGCTGGTTTTTTTCCACCACCTGGGCCACCACCACGTCGTCCATGCCGCCGCCCACCTCTTCCATCCTCTCCACTTCGAGGCCGAGCATGGTGAGCAGGTGCGACAGTTCCGCAGCCGGCAGGTCGCAATCGACGAATTCTTTCAACCAGTTATAGGTAACTATCATATGAGTTCCTTCAATTGGAAAATCAATTAACAGGGATAAAAGGGATGCAGGGGATAAAGGCTAAAAGCTCAAAGGTTTAAAGCTCTTGTTTATATCCCTTTTATCCCCTTTATCCCTGTTCAATGCCTTTTAAAACTGCTTCAGGAACCTGAGGTCGTTCTCGAAGAGCAGCCGCATGTCGGCGATGCCGTACTTAAGCATCGCGATCCTCTCGATCCCCATGCCGAAGGCGAACCCGGTGTACTGCTCGGAGTCGTAGCCGACGTGACGGTAGACCTCCGGGTCGACCATGCCGGAACCGAGGATCTCGAGCCAGCCGGTCTCCTTGCAGACCCGGCACCCCTTGCCGCGGCAGATGACGCAGGCGATATCCACTTCCGCGGAGGGTTCGGTGAAGGGGAAGAAGGAAGGACGCAGCCTCACGCCGATGTCCTTGCCAAAGAGCTGGCTGATGAACAGGGTCAGGATACCCTTCAGGTCGGCGAAGGTGATCCCCTTGTCGACCATGAGCCCCTCGATCTGGTGGAACATGGGTGAATGGGTGGCGTCGGAGTCGCAACGGTACACGGTGCCGGGAGCGATGATGCGCACCGGCGGCGGCTGCTTCAGCATGGTGCGGATCTGCACCGGGGAGGTGTGGGTCCGCAGGAGAACGCTCTCGCCGAAGTAGAAGGTGTCCTGCATGTCGCGCGCGGGGTGATCCTTGGGAAGGTTCAGCGCCTCGAAGTTGTAGAAATCGAGCTCGATCTCGGGGCCTTCGGCGACGGCGAAGCCGAGCGCTGCGAAGATGGAGCAGATCTCCTCGGTGACCAGGGTGATCGGGTGCTTGGAGCCCAGAGGGCGCTTGCGCCCCGGAAGGGTCACGTCGATCTTCTCGGCGGCGAGCCTCTGCGCCTTGGCAGCCTCGCGCACCGCGACGCTGCGCGCGTCGAGCGCCTCCTCGAGCTTCGCCTTCACGGTGTTCACCACCTGGCCCACCAGCGGCCGCTCTTCGGGGGAAAGCCCCCCCAGCCCCTTCATGATGCCGGTCAGCGCGCCCTTCTTGCCCAGGTACTTGACCCTCAGTTCCTGCAGCCCCTCTTCAGTGGAGGCCTGACCCAGCTCGGAGAGAGCCTCTTGTAAAAGTGCTTCCAGTTTATCCTTCATCGCAATCGCCCTATTGCGGAAAAAAAAAGAAATGGGACATCGCTATCCCATTTCTTCTTTATGCCCGCGGTATGTATTAAAATTTTGCTTTTGCTGCCGCCGCGATAGCTGCGAAACCTTTCGGGTCGGAAACGGCCAGGTCGGCCATCACTTTCCTGTCGATCTCGACGTTGGCAAGCTTGAGACCGTGGATCAGTTTGCTGTAGGAGAGGCCGTTGATCCTCGCCGCTGCGTTGATCCTGGTGATCCAGAGAGCCCTGAAGTCCCTCTTTTTCACCCTTCTGTCCCTGAACGCGTAGTTCAGCGCGCGGTCCACCGCTTCGGTGGCGCTCCTGAACAATTTGCTCCTTGCGCCGCGGTAGCCCTTGGCAAGTTTCAACACCTTGTTTCTTCTCTGTCTCGCTTTAAAACCGCGCTTTACTCTTGGCATACGAACTCCTTCTGGTTTTTAAATTAGCCGGATCCGCAAGGGGAGACGTTTCCTCACGGTTCTCGGACTTCGGCAAACCAGGGACTAGGGCTGGGGGCTGGGGGCTGGCAACATCACAGCGTACTTCGCACCGCCTCGTCCTATTCCTTGGTCATATGTGTTATTCAGTCTCCGGTCCTAGTTCCCGGTTACCAGGTTTAACTAGCCCCTAGTCCCTAGTCCCTGGCCCCGGTTACTTATAGGGGATGAGGCAGCAGATGTTCTTGTGATCGGAAGCCGCTACGATGCCGCTCTTGCGGAGGTTGCGCTTGGTCTTCCTGGTCTTGGAGGTCAGGATGTGGCTGGTGAAGGCGTGAGCCATCTTGATTTTGCCTGTGCCGGTCTTGCTGAAACGCTTGGCGGCGCCCCTATGGGTCTTCATTTTAGGCATTGTTTTACTACTCCTTTGTGGTGGTGTTTATTTTTTCACTTTGGGGGCGACGATCATGAACATGCTGCGCCCTTCCATTTTCTGCCTCACCTCGACGAGCGCGATGTCGGCAAGCTCTGCTGCGACTTTTTCCAGGGCGGCCATGCCGAGTTCCTGGTGCGTGATTTCGCGCCCGCGGAAAACGACGGTGATCTTCGCCTTGTTCCCTTCTTCGAGGAAGCGGCGTACGTGCTTTACCTTGAACTCCAGGTCGTGCGTGTCTGTCTTCGGGCGAAGTTTGACCTCTTTGAGCTCGACCTGCACCTGTTTCTTCTTTGCCTCGGCCAGCTTCTTGGCCTGCTGGTATTTGAACTTGCCGTAATCCATGATACGGCAGACAGGGGGGACGGCTGTCGGCGAAACCTCTACCAGATCCAGTTGCAGACTCTCAGCCAACGCCAGAGCCTCGCGAAGCGGAAGAATACCAAGCTGCTCACTATCGGCACCTACTACCCTTACCTCTTTGGCCCTGATGGTCTGATTGATGTTGACTGTAGGTTTAGCTATGACGCCACCTCCTATTTGTAGGTTTTGACTTCGTTTTCTATGAACGCGATGAACTGCTCGGGGGTCATCGCATCGAGGTTCTTGCCGTCGCGGAAACGGGGTGCGAGCAGGCCACCTTCGACCTCTTTGTCCCCCACGACGAGCATGTACGGTATCTTCTGCAGCTGGGCTTCGCGGATCTTGAAGCCGAGCTTCTCGTTTCTGAAATCCTTCTGTACCCTGACGCCTGCGGCGCGCAGCTTGTCGAACGCTGCCTGGGCGTACGGTATCTGATTGTCGGTAACCGTGAGAACGGTCGCCTGCACAGGTGCCAGCCAAGTCGGGAAGTTTCCGGCGAAGTGCTCGATGAGGACACCGATGAAGCGTTCGATGGCACCAAGAATAACCCTGTGCACCATGACGGGACGCTTTTTCTCACCGTCAGCGTCCACATAGGTGAGGTCAAAACGCTCCGGAAGGGTAAAATCGCACTGGATAGTAGCACATTGCCATCTTCTGTCAAGTGCGTCGCGCAGCTTGATATCGATCTTGGGGCCGTAGAAGGCGCCGTCCCCCTCGTTGATCTCGTAGGGGCGGCCGGAATCTTTCAGGGCGCTCAGGAGCGCGCTGGTGGCGAGTTCCCACGCGTCGTCGGAGCCGATCGACTTTTCGGGACGGGTGGAAAGCTCCATCTCGAACTCGAAACCGAAGATCCCCATCACCTCGGTGACGAACTGGATGACACCCTTGATCTCGGCGTCGAGCTGGTCCGGGGTGCACAGGATGTGCGCGTCGTCCTGGGTGAAGCCGCGCACGCGCAGAAGCCCGTGCAGAACGCCTGCCCTCTCGTGACGATGCACGGTGCCCAGCTCGAAGTAACGCAGCGGCAGGTCACGGTAGGAGCGGAGCTGCGAACGGTAGATCATCATGTGGGCCAGGCAGTTCATCGGCTTGACGCCGTACCCCTGCTCGTCCACGGTGGTGAAGTACATGTTCTCGCGGTAGTTCTCGTAGTGACCGGAACGCTGCCAGAGCTCGGTCTTCAGGATCTGGGGACCGAGAACGATGTCGTAGCCGCGCTTCAGGTGTTCCTTGCGCTCGAAGTCCTCGAGGATGGTGCGCAGCATGGCCCCTTTGGGGTGCCAGATCACCAGGCCCGCGCCGACCTCGTCGTTGAAGGAGAAGAGATCGAGCTCCTTGCCGAGTTTCCTGTGGTCGCGCTTCTTGGCTTCCTCGATCCGCTCCAGGTAGGCTTCCAGTTCCTTCTTGTCGGCGAAGGCGGTGCCGTAGACGCGCTGCAGCATGGCGCGCTTCTCGTCGCCGCGCCAGTAGGCGCCGGCGATGGAGGTGAGCTTGAACGCCTTGCAGAAGGAGGTCTTGGGGAGGTGCGGGCCGCGGCAGAGGTCGGCGAAGTCGCCCTGGGTGTAGAGGGAGACCTGGTCGGCGCCGAGATCCTCGATCAATTCGACCTTGTAATCCTCACCCATCTTCCTGAACAGCTCGATCGCCTCGGCGCTGGAGAGCTCGGAACGCTCGATCTTCAGATCGGCCTTGGCGAGCTCGCGCATCTTGGCCTCGATCTTCTCGAGGTCCTCCGGGGTGAAAGGATGATCGACATCGAAGTCGTAGTAGAAACCGGTCTCGATGGCGGGACCGATGGTCACTTTCGCCTGCGGGAACAGCGCCTTGACGGCCTGGGCCATGAGGTGCGAAGTGGAGTGCCTGATGATCTCCAGCGCCTCGGGGCTCTTCTCGGTGATGATCTCGACCTTCGCGCCGTCGGCGAGCGTGGTGTTCAGGTCAACCAGGTTGCCGTCGATCTTGCCGGCGATGGCAGCCTTGGCGAGACCCGCTCCGATGGAAGCGGCCAGATCGAAGATGGAGGAGCCTGCTGGCAAGGGCCTTTGGGAACCGTCCGGAAGCGTGACCTTAATCTCGTTCATGCAAGACCCCTTTGTGGAAAACTGGTGACAAAACAGAAAGAGGCATCGAAACTCGATGCCTCCGTCGAACCTCGTACTGAAGGTCTCTTTTGATTGGTAGGCGCGGGCGGTTTCGAACCGCCGACCCCTAGCGTGTCGAGCTAGTGCTCTACCCCTGAGCTACGCGCCTGTTTTGTTGCTGCTTCGTGGAACTCGGACTTTGTACCAATTCGGCATTTCAAAGTCAAGGATTTTGTTTCGTGCACATGAATTTTTCTCATTGGAGAGTTGCGGTGTCCGGCTCACTCCGCCCTAAGCATCTGAATTAGCGTCCGTGCCACCTCCGCGGGATCGGCGTCGATACAGCTCCCCTGGTGGTCACAGGGGGGGATGGTTCCCCATGCGGCGCAGGGGGCGCAGGGAAGCGAGGAGGCGAAGAAGCGGTGACCATCCCCCTTCGGGGCCCATTTCGCCGGGTCGCTCGGGCCGAAGAGCGACAGGGCCGGCGTGCCGAGACCGGCCGCTATGTGCAAGAGTCCCGAGTCCCCGGTAAGGAGAACCTTGGCGGCTCCGATCACAGCCGCGGTCTCGACGAGGCTCGTCCGGCCGGCAAGGTTGACCGCTCCGGTCGCCCGTGCGATGGCGTCGGCGACGTCATCATCATCGTTGCCGCCAACGACGACCACCGCGTGTCCCGCCAGGGCCACCGACGCCGCCACCTGACGGAACCGCGCCCCCCCCCACTCCTTGCGCGGCACGCTCGCACCAGGAAAAATCGCCGCGAACGGCTGTTCCCCGAGGCGGGCCAACAGGTGCGAGGCACGCTCCCGCGCCGCGGGGGGCAGCTCCAGAAACGGGACGTCAAGCCCGGCCGGCGCCTCGATCCCAAGCGGAGCCAGCAGCCTGAAGAAGGAAAAGGGCTCGTACTCCTTCATGTCGTAGGGGACGGGATCGGAGAAGAGCCGCTTGCGCTCGTTGGTGGCGAAGCCGATGGAGCGTCGGGCGCGGACCAGGCGCGCGACCAGGGCGGAAAGCCGGTACCACTGTTCGGTGTCGATGACCAGGTCATAGCGGCCGCGCAGGACGGCGCGCAGTTCCCCCGGCTCGTCGTAGCGGTACACGGCATGGAGCCCGGGGCAGAAGTCGAAGGCGGCGGCGTTTCTTTTCTCGGCGAGGATCTCGATCCGGCATGAGGGGTAGGCCCCCTGCAGGGCGCGCAGCGCCGGAATGAGCAGGATGGCGTCGCCGATGCCGCCGGGGCGGATGACGAGCACGGAGCCGGGTGCCGCTGCCGTGGCCGGCTTTTTCCTGCGCGGGAGCAGCCGGACGAGGAGCGGACCGGCAAGCGAGTCGAAGCGTTTCAGATCTTTTGCCTGCACAACAGCTCTCCTTTTGATGTAGTGAGCATCAACGGATGCGCCGCATATCTATACAAAAAAAGGGAACGGGTGGCAACAAAAGAGAACACCCGCTGTAGGGGCGAATAAATATTCGCCCAGCGATGATGAACAAGCGGAGGTCGCTGCTCTTGTGAAAACGAAGGAGATCACCATCGAGGGGTAACAGTTACCGACCCTTGTAGGGGCGAATAAATATTCGCCCAGCGATGATGAACAAGGGGAGGTCGCCGCTCTTGTGAAAACGGAGGAGATCACCATCGAGGGGTAACAGTTACCACCCCTTGTAGGGGCGAATAAATATTCGCCCAGCGATGATGAACGAGGGGAGGTCGCTGCTCTCGCGGAAACTTCCCCGATAACGGTGAGGGGTGTGAGAAAGGCGAAGGATGCAGATCCGGATCCTAGCGCCCGGGCAGCTCCAGCTCCTTCATCTTCCTGTAGAGGGTGTTGCGCGCTATCCCCAGTGCCTTCGCGGCCTCGGTGATGTTGCCGTCGTACTGCGCCAGCGCCTCCTTGATGGTCTCTGCCTCGGAGTCCTTCAGGGCGTTCAGCGGCGGTACGATCTTCTTCTTGCGCATCACGGCCAGGAGGTTCGACTGGGCCTGGCGCAGGGAGGCGAGCATCCCGTTCAACTCGTCGGCCCCCAGCCGCTCCAGACAGTCACAGCTTCTGCACTGCTCGACAAGGTCGGTGGCGGCCGGCAGCGGCCCGGCATCTGCATAACGCTGGGCCGGCTGCGCACCGTAGCGCACCGGCGCGGAAGGGCCGGCGAGGAAAGTCCCCCCCAGATGCTCCGGGAGGATGGTGTCGCCGGTACAGATCACCACGGCGCGGCGCATCACGTTGGCGAGCTCGCGGATGTTCCCCGGCCAGGAGTACCCCTGCAGCAGACGCACGGTGCCGGGGGAAAGCCTCAGGTCGCGGTTCAACTGCTGCACGAAGTGCTCGGCCAGAAGCGGGATGTCCTCGTGACGCTCGGCAAGCGACGGTATCTCCAGGCGGACCACGTTGAGCCGGTAAAAAAGATCCTCGCGGAAGGTCTTCTCCCTGATGGCCTGCTCCAGGTCGACGTTTGTGGCGGCGATGACACGGACGTCGGTCTTAATGGGGCGCTCCCCCCCTACCCTCATGAACTCGCCGGTTTCCAGCACGCGCAGGAGCTTCACCTGGATCTGGGGCGTGGCGTCCCCGATCTCGTCCAGAAGGAGGGTCCCGTTGTTGGCGAGCTCGAAGATGCCGCGCCGGGTCTGGTTGGCGCCGGTGAAGGCCCCCTTCTCGTGGCCGAAGAGTTCACTTTCGAGAAGGTTCTCGGGAAGCGCACCGCAGTTGACCGGGATGAAGGGCTGCCCGGCCCGCGCGGATGCGGCGTGGATGAAGCGGGCCAGCACCTCCTTGCCGGTGCCGGTCTTCCCCTGGATCAGGACGGATATATCCTTCCCCGCCACTTTGTAGGCCAGCGAAACCATCCGCTTCATCGGGGGGGAGACGCCAACGCGGAAGCCGACCCCCTGGGCCACCTCGGCCCACTCGTCTGCGGCTGCGCCCCCCCTGCCGTGCACGGCGCCCGCCCCGGCGGCCCTTTCGATCATCTGCTCGATCTGGTCGATGTCATCGAAGGGTTTTTCCAGGTACTCGTAGGCGCCCAGCTGCATGGCGGTCACCGCCGTCTTGACCGTCGAGTAGCCGGTCATGATGATCACCTCGCAGGAGGGCTGCCTCGACTTGATGATCTCAAGAAGCGTTATGCCGTCCGTGTCCGGAAGCTTCAGGTCGACAAGGGCGACGCTGAAGCGCCCCGCCTCCAGCGCGGCCAGGGCCTCGGGCTCGTTGGCCGCGGTGACCACCTGGTACCCCCTGCGCGTCAGCAGGCGGCGGAAAAAGGTGCACACGTCCCTCTCGTCATCGATTATCAGTATTTGCGTTTGCGATTCTGTCACGGCCTGCCCCCGACTACTTGTCGTTACTTTCATCTACCGGCAGGACGAGGCTGAAACAGCTCCCCTGCCCCAAGGTGCTCTCCACCTCGATGGTGCCGTGGTGCGACTCGGCGATACCCAGACTGACCGAGAGACCGAGCCCGGTCCCCTTGCTGGCCTCCTTGCTGGTGTAAAACGGCGTGAAGATCTTCGAGACGTTCTCGGGCGCGATGCCGACGCCGTTGTCGCTGACACTCAGGACGGCCCAGCGTTGCCCCCCCTCGCTCCG
Encoded here:
- the rplT gene encoding 50S ribosomal protein L20, which gives rise to MPRVKRGFKARQRRNKVLKLAKGYRGARSKLFRSATEAVDRALNYAFRDRRVKKRDFRALWITRINAAARINGLSYSKLIHGLKLANVEIDRKVMADLAVSDPKGFAAIAAAAKAKF
- the thrS gene encoding threonine--tRNA ligase — its product is MNEIKVTLPDGSQRPLPAGSSIFDLAASIGAGLAKAAIAGKIDGNLVDLNTTLADGAKVEIITEKSPEALEIIRHSTSHLMAQAVKALFPQAKVTIGPAIETGFYYDFDVDHPFTPEDLEKIEAKMRELAKADLKIERSELSSAEAIELFRKMGEDYKVELIEDLGADQVSLYTQGDFADLCRGPHLPKTSFCKAFKLTSIAGAYWRGDEKRAMLQRVYGTAFADKKELEAYLERIEEAKKRDHRKLGKELDLFSFNDEVGAGLVIWHPKGAMLRTILEDFERKEHLKRGYDIVLGPQILKTELWQRSGHYENYRENMYFTTVDEQGYGVKPMNCLAHMMIYRSQLRSYRDLPLRYFELGTVHRHERAGVLHGLLRVRGFTQDDAHILCTPDQLDAEIKGVIQFVTEVMGIFGFEFEMELSTRPEKSIGSDDAWELATSALLSALKDSGRPYEINEGDGAFYGPKIDIKLRDALDRRWQCATIQCDFTLPERFDLTYVDADGEKKRPVMVHRVILGAIERFIGVLIEHFAGNFPTWLAPVQATVLTVTDNQIPYAQAAFDKLRAAGVRVQKDFRNEKLGFKIREAQLQKIPYMLVVGDKEVEGGLLAPRFRDGKNLDAMTPEQFIAFIENEVKTYK
- a CDS encoding sigma-54-dependent transcriptional regulator gives rise to the protein MKVTTSSRGQAVTESQTQILIIDDERDVCTFFRRLLTRRGYQVVTAANEPEALAALEAGRFSVALVDLKLPDTDGITLLEIIKSRQPSCEVIIMTGYSTVKTAVTAMQLGAYEYLEKPFDDIDQIEQMIERAAGAGAVHGRGGAAADEWAEVAQGVGFRVGVSPPMKRMVSLAYKVAGKDISVLIQGKTGTGKEVLARFIHAASARAGQPFIPVNCGALPENLLESELFGHEKGAFTGANQTRRGIFELANNGTLLLDEIGDATPQIQVKLLRVLETGEFMRVGGERPIKTDVRVIAATNVDLEQAIREKTFREDLFYRLNVVRLEIPSLAERHEDIPLLAEHFVQQLNRDLRLSPGTVRLLQGYSWPGNIRELANVMRRAVVICTGDTILPEHLGGTFLAGPSAPVRYGAQPAQRYADAGPLPAATDLVEQCRSCDCLERLGADELNGMLASLRQAQSNLLAVMRKKKIVPPLNALKDSEAETIKEALAQYDGNITEAAKALGIARNTLYRKMKELELPGR
- the infC gene encoding translation initiation factor IF-3 produces the protein MAKPTVNINQTIRAKEVRVVGADSEQLGILPLREALALAESLQLDLVEVSPTAVPPVCRIMDYGKFKYQQAKKLAEAKKKQVQVELKEVKLRPKTDTHDLEFKVKHVRRFLEEGNKAKITVVFRGREITHQELGMAALEKVAAELADIALVEVRQKMEGRSMFMIVAPKVKK
- the pheS gene encoding phenylalanine--tRNA ligase subunit alpha; amino-acid sequence: MKDKLEALLQEALSELGQASTEEGLQELRVKYLGKKGALTGIMKGLGGLSPEERPLVGQVVNTVKAKLEEALDARSVAVREAAKAQRLAAEKIDVTLPGRKRPLGSKHPITLVTEEICSIFAALGFAVAEGPEIELDFYNFEALNLPKDHPARDMQDTFYFGESVLLRTHTSPVQIRTMLKQPPPVRIIAPGTVYRCDSDATHSPMFHQIEGLMVDKGITFADLKGILTLFISQLFGKDIGVRLRPSFFPFTEPSAEVDIACVICRGKGCRVCKETGWLEILGSGMVDPEVYRHVGYDSEQYTGFAFGMGIERIAMLKYGIADMRLLFENDLRFLKQF
- the rpmI gene encoding 50S ribosomal protein L35; its protein translation is MPKMKTHRGAAKRFSKTGTGKIKMAHAFTSHILTSKTRKTKRNLRKSGIVAASDHKNICCLIPYK
- a CDS encoding glycosyltransferase family 9 protein → MQAKDLKRFDSLAGPLLVRLLPRRKKPATAAAPGSVLVIRPGGIGDAILLIPALRALQGAYPSCRIEILAEKRNAAAFDFCPGLHAVYRYDEPGELRAVLRGRYDLVIDTEQWYRLSALVARLVRARRSIGFATNERKRLFSDPVPYDMKEYEPFSFFRLLAPLGIEAPAGLDVPFLELPPAARERASHLLARLGEQPFAAIFPGASVPRKEWGGARFRQVAASVALAGHAVVVVGGNDDDDVADAIARATGAVNLAGRTSLVETAAVIGAAKVLLTGDSGLLHIAAGLGTPALSLFGPSDPAKWAPKGDGHRFFASSLPCAPCAAWGTIPPCDHQGSCIDADPAEVARTLIQMLRAE